A window of Variovorax sp. HW608 genomic DNA:
CACCGGACCCAGCACGCGCGGATCGAGCAGCCACAGGCTGACCCCCGCGCCGAGCGCTGCGCCGACCCAGAAGCTGCCGTTGATCGCGAGGTTCACGCGTCCGCGCACGCGCGCCGGGATCAGCTCGTCGATCGCCGAGTTGATGGCCGCGTACTCGCCGCCGATGCCCAAGCCGGTCGCGAAGCGGCAGACGGCAAAGAACGCGAAGCCCGTCGAAAGCGCGGTCGCCAGCGTCGCGACCGCATAGACCGCGAGCGTCAGCAGGAAGAGCCGCTTGCGCCCCAACCGGTCCGCCAGCCGGCCGAACACCAGCGCGCCGACCACCGCTCCGGCGATGTAGAGCGAGCCGGACCAGCCGACCTGTGTTGCGCTCAGCGCCAGCGTGTCCGGCCGCTCCAGCACGCCGCCGAGCGAGCCGACCAGCGTGACCTCCAGCCCGTCGAGCACCCAGGCCACGCCGAGCGCGATGACGACGCGCCAGTGCCAGCGCGACCAGGGCAGGCCATCGAGGCGGGCCGGGATGTCGCTTCGTTCGATGCGCATATCGGCTCCGCCCGGTGCCCGGCTACATCGCCCAGATGCGCGGCGGCTGGCCGGGAAGCTTCCAGAGTTCGCCGCGCCAGGCCATCCAGACCTGGCGCAGCAGCTGCATCGCCGGTTCGACCACCGGCGCGAGCGCGCGCAGCACGATGACCTCGGCGTGCGGGCTGGTGACGCCCGCGCTTTCCTGCAGCGCATGGCGCTCGATCAGCGAGCGCGCCGCGTCGAGTGCCGCCTCGCGCCGCTCGCGCGCGATCGGCGAGCCGGCGACGAAGAAGATCGACGCGATGCAGCGATGCCCCGCGAGGCCGAGCGGACTCTGCAGCAGCCGCAGATCGCTGGCATCTATGCGCCCGCGCTCCAGCCATACGCCGGGCGCCTCGATGTGCTGCTGCAGCGTGCCGTGTTCGAAGGGCTTGCCGGCGTTGGGCAGCCCGAGCGCGGTCACGTCCCAGCCGATCAGCTCGGCGCCCGGCGCGACGCGCAGGGTCAGCCGGTTCTCGGCGCGGCAGCCGCTGTAGCAGATGGCTTCGAGCGGCAGCCATTCGAGGCGCGCACCGGGTTCGAGCGCGAGCTCGGTGCGCTGTCGCGCGAGCTCGCCTTCGGAACGGTAGAAGCGGCTTGCGCCGGGCGTGGTGATCAGCCCGTGACTCCCCGACGCGGCGCGCACGCGGATATCCAGCGTGTCGCCGCCGACCAGCCCGCCCGGCGGATGGACCAGCACGTTGTGACACACCGCGTCGCCCTCCGGATAGAGGCTCTGGAGAATGCGCAAGGGGCCGTCATGGCGGAATCGCGCAGTGCTGCGTTGTTGTTCGAGGCGATAGTCGAGGTCG
This region includes:
- a CDS encoding urease accessory protein UreD, with amino-acid sequence MPWHAQLDLDYRLEQQRSTARFRHDGPLRILQSLYPEGDAVCHNVLVHPPGGLVGGDTLDIRVRAASGSHGLITTPGASRFYRSEGELARQRTELALEPGARLEWLPLEAICYSGCRAENRLTLRVAPGAELIGWDVTALGLPNAGKPFEHGTLQQHIEAPGVWLERGRIDASDLRLLQSPLGLAGHRCIASIFFVAGSPIARERREAALDAARSLIERHALQESAGVTSPHAEVIVLRALAPVVEPAMQLLRQVWMAWRGELWKLPGQPPRIWAM